The following DNA comes from Acidobacteriota bacterium.
TGCTGTTCAGACTCAGGACCGACAAGCTGGCCGAGAATTTTCCGATCCGCGCCGGTGTGCCCGTAAAAGGGCTGTCGCCGGTTGCGGATGATCTTAACGGCGACGGCGTTGACGAGATACTCGTGGCCTCGGGGAAGCTGCTCTCGGCGTTCACCTCGTCCGGGGACGACTTCCTTGAGCTGGTCGATCCCTGCGCCGCTTGCCCCACCTATTACGATACCATGATTACGTCCATCAATCGTCGCACGTCGTATCAACCTCTCAAGGGTTACCCCGTGCCGCTGTACGTTGAAGCGGACCAGCCCATCACCGCCGGTCCGGTGACGGGTGATTTCGGCGTTGCGGCGGGCGACAAGTACGTGGCTATCGGATATCCCCTTGATACGTTCGGACTGAATTTCAACGTGGTGCTTTACGGAGCACGGGACGACGACGATGACGGGCAGGCCGACGGCGTTGACGCCATCACCACGGTCGGACGACCGATGGAGCTTTCCTTTGGTGACCGCCTGTACGTCCTGACCGACAGCGGCAAGGTGTATCGCCAGGATTCGCTGTTTTTCGCACCGTCGAATCCCACCTTTGAGTTGTCCGATGACGTATACTACGGCGTCTGCCGTCTCGGCGGTCGGTTGGTTGTGCTCGGTGGGAGGGAGGCCGTCACCGGCGTCGGCGCCGCGACGACTGTTCACTGCCTCGATGATTCGGTGTACAGTTACCTGTTGCCCGGCAGCTACATCTACGGACCCGTCACGGTTGACGTCAATCGCGACGGCCGGCCGGAAATCGTTGCCTTCTCGGAGGACGGGGACGCCGTCTACTTGACGGTGGACACGACCAATCGGGCACCCTCGTTCTCGATTCTGAAGCAGAAGGAGACCGGATACCGGATCACCGTAAAGCCGTCGATCGCCGACGTGGACCTTGACGGCCGTCCGGACGTCATCACCGCCGGGCCGAACGCGGTTTATGCCTTCGGCGGCGGATTGAACCTGAAAACGGATTTCCCTATTGAGATTGATGACCGTTTTACGGATGCGGAGGTCATCACGACCGTCGTTGTGGCCGACATACAGCGGGGCGGTCTGCCCGAGTTGATCCTTTCGACCAGTGCCGGCAATTTCTATGCGTACGGCCAGCAGCTTGCGGCGGGTTTCCCTCTCAATTCCGGCGAGCAGGCCCGGGTGTATTCCGACGGGGCGGCGGTCGTGTTTCATGATTCGACCGGCGGAAGGCTTGGCTACCTCGGCGGCGACGGCTGGTTCTACGCCTGGGAAGTCGATGCCGACACCGTGAGGAATTTCTGGCCGATGTCCGGCGGCACGGCCTCCGGCGCCTTTACCTTCGACCAGTCGCTCCTGCCGGCCGAACAGACGTTTGCCAAGAGCTTTCCCGATGAGCGTTTTTACAACTATCCCAACCCCGTGCTTGACGGCCGCACGACGATTCGTTATTTCCTTGGTGAGACGCCCGATCGCGTGACACTGAACATCTATGACCTGTCCGGTGAGCGGATCGCTCGTTTTACCGGTCCGACGGCCGGTGGTACTGACAACGAAGTCATCTGGGAGTGCGACGGCGTAACGGGCGGCGTGTATCGTTGTGTGATCGAAGTGGATTTCGGCGGGCAACGGCGCACAGCCTTTACGGACATAGCCATCATAAGGTAGGAGGCCTCGAGTGACGAACCGACGCGGACGGATATCGATCCTGATCATGGGCACGGTGCTGGCGGTGATGTACGGCCTGGCCGATGCCTCAACTGTGCGCAGCTCCGTTTTCGACCGCGGTCTGCAGGAGATCAGGGTCGCATACTCTGCTTCCGCTCTTGCCGCTCAGGACGTCGACGTCGGTGACCAGGCAGGCGGCGAATCCGTGAAGGTCGGTGCAGCCAGTGGCCTCAAGCGGCGATCACCGGCCAAGGCGTTTGCGCTGTCTTTGGCCGTGCCGGGCCTCGGCCAGTACTACCTGGGCAGCCGCGTCAAGTCGGTGCTGTTCTTCGGAGCCGAGATAGCAGTCTGGACGCTGCACTTTACATGGCTCGCCGACGGCGGGGACAAGACGGATCTATTCGAGGCTTACGCCGACACGTACTGGGGGGGAAGTCGCTACGTTTACTTTCTCGAGACAGTGTATGGCGTAAGCAACGACCATGAGCTGGATCCCGGGGAGCCCGGAATGACTCACAACCTGCCCGATACCAAGACTCAGCAGTATTATGAGATGATCGGCAAGTATGACCAGTTCGGGTGGGGCTGGGCAGACGCCTACGCCAACGGCAACCCCGGGGACACCGTGAACTCGACTACGTATTCGCTGCAACCTATCGACGTCGTCAAACCGGACTCACCCCTCCGCGACAAGTACGAGGATATGCGGCACGATGCCAACCGGACACTTGATCGCGCCAACAAAATGATCATGGTCTCGATGGCCAACCGGCTTATCAGCGCTTTCGAAGCGTACTTCGCGGCCAAGAGCGCCAACAGCCGCATCAGGGAACAGGACAGCGAATTCGGACGGATAGGCGTGAAAGCACAGCTTTGCTCCTACACCTCCTTCAATGACACGCCGTTCCTGAAAGTGAGCTACAGGTTTTGAGCATGTGTAAACGTGCGGGCATGAAGAGACTGGTAGCCATAGCGGTCCTGTGGGCCGCGACCTCGGCGGCCGCCCGCACCGTCCAGTTGAAACCTACGCCCGTCCGGGACGCGCTGGACGCCTCCATCCGCGAGTACGCCCTTGCCGGTGAATTCGACCGTGTCAATGATGCCTCCGCCGGCACACAGCCGTCCGGAGAACCTGCGTCGCCGGCCGGCAGATCGGTTTTCAAGGCCGGCCTGCTGTCAGCGCTGGTGCCCGGCGCCGGTGAGTATTACCTCGGCAATCGGGGTAAGGCGCGGTTCTTTTTCGCGGCCGAGGCGCTGACCTGGCTCGGATACATCTCCTTCAGAACGTATGGGAACTGGAAGCGGGACGACTACATTCGTTATGCGTCCGTGCATGCCAACGCACAACTGGAGGGCAGGGAGGATGATTTCCTCGACCTGGTCGGATTCTATGACGATATCGATCAGTACAACTCCCTGGCCCGCGTACTTGACCCCACCCGTCCCTACCTCGAGGACACTCCAGAAAACCACTGGCGATGGCACACCCTCGAGGATAGGTTTGCCTTTCGTCACCTCAAGAATCGCAGCCGTGACGCCTACCTGCGCGCTAATTTCATGATCGGGGTCGCCATCGTGGACAGACTGATTTCGGTGGTGGACGCGGTGCGCGACGCCAGGCGGATGCAGCGGCGTCTGGATGGGTCCTTTTCGCGGCATGACGACCGTAGAGTGCGAATTGCGGTGAACCCCCTGGCGGCCAGGAACCAGGTCACCCTGACTATCCTTACGGGTTTCTGATCATGCAACGCAACGCCCTCAGTCTTGTCCTGTCGGCATTATGTCTGTTCCTGGCAGGGTGCGGCGGCGCACGCAGAGCGGTGCCCGAATCTCGGCCGGTCGTCAAACGACCGCTTGCCCTGCTGGTCTCGCAAGAGATATCCGGCCGGATTCTTCAGCAAAGGTTGAGCGAGCCGTTCGGCCTGGCCGTGGACAACAGCGGGACGTTGTACGTGGCCGATGCCGGCAACAACCGGATCGTACATTTCAACAGTGACCTGGACCCGGATCGAGACTTCGGCGGATACGGCAGCCGCCCCGGGCTGTTTGACGGCCCGGGATTCATGGTCGTCGACAACAGCCTGAACCTGCTGGTCTCGGACGGCGGCAATCGCCGCGTGGCCCGATGCGACGGCAAGCTCAACTACGTCAACGAAATCCAACTTGTAGACGACGAAGATCCATTGAAGTTCGGGCTCATTTCCGGAGTCGCGGTGACTGACTATGGTGAGGTCTGGGTGGCCGACCGGGAAAACAACCGCGTAGCCGTGTTTGACAACCTCGGTCGCTTCGACCGCTTCATCGGAGAGTTCGGTTACGCCGGGGGGGAACTATCCAGCCCCGAAAAGATCTACCACGATGCCGGGGGGCCGTTTGTGGTCTGCGATGCCGGCAACGGACGTCTGGTCTTCTACGATGATTACGGCAATTACTCCCACCAGCTTGCCGCTGACGCCTTCGACTACCCCATAGCCCTCGCAGCCGATCGCCAGCGGCACTACTGGGTGCTGGACGGCCGCAGCGGCGTGCTGTTCTGCTTCTCGCTCAGCGGCGAACCGCTGTTCAGGGCGGGGCCCCTTCTGCCCGGCACCAGTCTGTCATTGCGGAAACCATCGGACGTTGCCGTGCTGCGCGATGGCCGCCTTGTTATTGCTGACACCGGCAACCACCGGTTGCTTGTTTGTACGGTCGTCTATGAAGAACCCTGACGTCCCAGCGCTATGTGCCAGGTGTCCGCGAAAGCCATACTTCTCTCAGCCGGAATCCTGATTGCTTTACCCGTTCGATCTCATGCGCGGACGGATCTGCGCCTGATCGGCGGCGAGATCTCGGAGCGCGTCACCACCGGCTCGCCGCATATCTTCTCCGGCTCGGACACCCTACGGCTCAACGGCAGGCTTCTCAGGCCCGGAATCGATTACCGGTTTGTAGTCGGTGAAGGGTACTTCGACCTGTCCGGACTGGTGCCCGGCGGTGACGACACTTTGCAGGTGATCTATGAGCGAGTGCCCGCCTGGCTGGCCCGGTCGTACGGCCGACCGCTTCCCCGGGCGGTTCCGGCGGCACAGGGCGCGCCGTCCCTGTCATTGCCACGCCCCGAAAAACCGCCCGCCGGTTCCTTCGGCTCCCGCGTGAAGCTCTCAGGAGCCAAATCCTTCAGGCTGTCGGCACGTTCGGCGGGCGCTTCTGAATTCGGTCAGTCCCTTGACCTGACCCTGGCCGGCGAACTGGCCGAAGGTGTGCAGGTGGCCGGCTCAATATCGGATCGTGGTTTCGATCCCGCCTACGGCACGGCCAACAGCCGGCTGAGTGAACTGGACAAGGTCAACCTCGCCCTGACTTCCCGGCGGCTTACGGCGCAGATTGGAGATATCGCCGTGGCTGATCCCGGCCGCGGCCCTGGGGGCAAGGCGATCTCCGGAGCTTCGTTCAAGCTGACGTATCCCCGCTGGCACGTGCACGGAACCGCCGCTCGGCCCCGGGGAACGTATACGAGCTTCGAGTTGACGGGCCAGGACGGTTCTCAGGGACCTTACCAGATAGGCGAGGGGAGCCGGGCACGCCCCATTGTGCCCGGTTCGGAATCGGTCTGGCTGGACGGGCGGCTGCTGGAACGTGGGGCCGGCAAGGATTACACGGTTGACTACCCCACCGGCAGGATCACGTTCAACGCCAATCGGCCTATAGACGGGCGCTCGCGAATAGAAGTCGACTATGAACCCCGGATGACCGAGTACAAAGGGGAATTGCTGGCTTTCGGAACCGGTGGACAGTCCGAGGATTCAACCCTTTTCTTCTCGGCCGAGGTGCTTCGGGAGGGCGACGACAAGGATCAACTGCTCTCCGGCGACCTTTCGGACACTGACCTCGCGCTTCTTGAGGCGGCCGGAGATTCGGTTGCGGCGCGCTCCGGTGTGATACCGGACAGCACGGGGTCGTACGCACTGGTAAATGACAGTCTGCCGGATTCGGTGTATCAGCACGTAGGTGAGGGCGAGGGTGACTTCAGTGTCACTTTCAGCTTTGTCGGCAGGGGCAAGGGTGACTACAGGTTCCTCGGCTCCGACAATTATGAGTACGTCGGTCCCGGGCAGGGTGACTACCTGCCGATCGTCGTAGTGCCGGCGGCACGACGGACGTCCCGTTACAGCACGGTCATAGGCTTACGCCCCCGGGGGCTGGGGGAGCTGCGGCTCGACCTGCGCGCCTCGCGGTTCGACCGCAATCTCTGGTCGTCGCGTGATGATAATGACAACGACGGCATCTACTACGATTTGCAGTCTTATAAAGAGTGGCAGGCCAACGGCCGCACAAGCTTTGTGAAGGCGCACCGCCGCATTCGCCAGGCTGAATACAACGCCCGCGAGCGCATCAACCGGGCCGACTTCCGCCGCGATTTCCTCCTCCCGGAGGCGTTTGTTGCCGCCTCTGATGAAGCCCTGCACGATGTCAGCGCCTCGGTCAGCCCGTGGCGTGTCCTCTCCATCGGTGCCTCTTACGCCGACCTCGATTACGAGGGGGAATTCGATTCCCGATCCGGCGGCCTGGGCGCCGAACTGATTCCTCTCGACAGGTTGCGCCTGCACGGAGCCTGGCGGCGGGCCGTGGCTCGGCTGGCCGGCGCAAGCCTTTCGGGCGACGGGACCCTGACCCGGTTCGACGGCGGTGTGACCGTGGAGCCGTCCGAGGGAAGCGCCGTCTCCGCCGCATACGAGAGGGACGTGCGACGAAACGAATACTCCACCGAGCCGCGCGGTACGCGTTTCAACCGTGTCCGTCTGGGGCTGTATCGTGAGCAGGACGACGTGCAGTACGAGTACTTCGCCGAGGATTCTCTGAGCACCGGCTGGTCACAATCGCTGGTCCGCAATCGCGTCAGTGCCACGTCGAATCGTCAGATGGGCGTGCTCAGCTACGACGCGGCGGTCTCATACCAGTGGCTCAGGCAGCCCGACCTCAGAGGTGAGAATTTCCTGAGCAGGCTGAACCTGCGGTACAACAACGTACGCCGCAGGCTCATACTGGGTGCAGGATACCAGGTATCCGATGAACGGAGGAACGCACGCGGTATCACCTATCTTGAGGTTGAGCCGGGACAGGGGAATTTCTCGCGGGAAGATGGCCAGTTCGTCCCCGATCCGGACGGCAAGTATATCCAGGTCGAGGAGATTCTGTCCGATGACGCGCGGGTCCGACGCGGCGACAAGAGCTTCCACATCGACAAAGACTGGCGGCTGATCCTGGTGCGTTTCACCTCGAATATCGAAGAGGAATTGCTCGAGGGCGGCCAAAGAAACCTGTGGTGGGTGCTTCCCTTCTACAGCGACGAGAGCCAGCCGTACCTTTATTATAACCGGCGTTACAATGCGGACGTGCGCCTTTTCCCGGTACGGGCCTTCTATGCGCTTAACCTCCAGTTCGCACAGGACCTGGAGAAACGTGACATAGCGGGGACAACGCGCCGCCGACGCGATACGCGGGGGGCCGTGTCCCTGAAACAGTCCCTTGTCAACACCTTCGTCGAGGAAAGTGCTGAGTTCTTCGAGAACGAGCGGGACGCCTACTTCACGGGTGCGGGCGAAATCAACGGCTACAAGCTGGGGCTGTCAGTGCGCCAGGCCGTCGGCAGGGGCGAAGTCAGCGGCGGCGGCACCTTTCGACGGGCCGAAACGAGCCTGGACGAAACCTCGGTGCAGTATGCCCTCACGGCTGGTTTTCGGGCGGTCCTGCTCAGCCGTGGAGAACTTCGCCTGTCCACGGAACTGTACCGGCAGAACCTTGACAACCTGGCCGGGCCGCCGTCCTTCCGGCTTACAGACAACCGCCCCGGCGAGCGCGGTGCGCTCTGGTCGCTGTCCTTGCGCTACGGTGTCAAGTCCGGCGTGCGGGTGAATCTCTCCGTCAACGGCCGGCACGCCGACGACCGGACTGCGCGTGTGGTGGCCCGCAGCGAGGTGGTGGCAAGCTTCTGAGATGCTTATGCGAGTATCATTGCTTATACCGGTTGTCCTGCTGATCACAACCACCGTCTGCGTGGGGGTCGAGATGACGTATGAAGGCACCCCCCCTGCAAAGGACGTAAGGCTTGAACGATACCTGAAGCAACTTCAGCAGGCCGGGGTCCGCCCGCAGGATCTGGCCGATTCGGCCGCGGCACACCTTCGCGACGCCGGCTACCTCGAGGCACGGGCCGTTCTTGCCGCCGATACCCTCGTCGTTGCGGCCGAAAGCCGATATCGGCTTGAACGGTTTGTAGTGACGGCGGACAGCACGTACGAGTTCTCGCCGGAGGGACCTTTTACCCGAGATCATCTCGGTGAGGCCGTAGACAGGCTGCTGGACCGCTATCGAGATATGGGCTACTTCTACGCCACGGCGCGGGTCAGCGCAGTGTCACGACACAGCCGGCAGGTCACGGTTGATCTGCAACTCGAACCGGGGCCGGTCGTGACGATTGCCGACAATACTTACACCGGTCTTACACGCACCCGGGCGGACCTGGTGTCAAGGTACCTGCCGGTAGGACGGGGTGACACCTTGCGAGCAGCGCTCATCGAGCAATGCGAGCAGGCGGCTGAAGAGATCGGGTTTGTCAGGTTTGAGCGACCGGTGGGCATCCGGCCTCTGCCCGGGTATACTGAGGCGGATCTTGATTTCACGTTTCAGGAAAGGAAGCAGGTCGGCTTCGAAGGGGGCGGCGGCTACGTGCCCGACGATGCCGCAGGGCTTTTATGGCATCTGAACCTTTCCCTGCGTAATCTCTTCGGCGACGGCCGGGAGATTGCGATTCGCTCGGATCGACGCCAGAGGGGCAGGACGATTCTGGATGTCGGCTACCGCCAGCCGCTGTTTCTGCTGGGCGTCGGCCAGGCCACCCTGAACGTCGCCACCCGCGACTACCGTGATCAGTTCTACGAGTTCAGCCTGAGTACGGAGTATACAACCCGTATCCTGCGCTCGTACACGAGTGGCCTTGGCCTGGGGTGGAAACGCGTGGAGCCTGCTGACGCCGGCCCCGGATATTCTCGCGTCGCGGTCGACTATTCGCTGGGAGCGACGAATCTGGACAACCGCTACAACCCGTCCGGCGGTCTGGCTCTCGCCTGGCGAATTACGTACGCCTATCGCCAGTACTCGGCCACCGGCACCGACGCGGGCGGACGGCGAAGGGCCTACAACGAGACGCGCAACGACTTGGCACTGGCCCTGTACTTCCCGCTGGCGTCACCGCTGGTGGTGCATTGCGCTCTGAACTACAGCGGCCTGGAGACCGCTGAGCCGCTGGTGCCTGAATCGGAACTGACCTTTGTCGGCGGGCCGGGAACGATCCGCGG
Coding sequences within:
- a CDS encoding NHL repeat-containing protein, whose product is MQRNALSLVLSALCLFLAGCGGARRAVPESRPVVKRPLALLVSQEISGRILQQRLSEPFGLAVDNSGTLYVADAGNNRIVHFNSDLDPDRDFGGYGSRPGLFDGPGFMVVDNSLNLLVSDGGNRRVARCDGKLNYVNEIQLVDDEDPLKFGLISGVAVTDYGEVWVADRENNRVAVFDNLGRFDRFIGEFGYAGGELSSPEKIYHDAGGPFVVCDAGNGRLVFYDDYGNYSHQLAADAFDYPIALAADRQRHYWVLDGRSGVLFCFSLSGEPLFRAGPLLPGTSLSLRKPSDVAVLRDGRLVIADTGNHRLLVCTVVYEEP
- a CDS encoding BamA/TamA family outer membrane protein, which codes for MRVSLLIPVVLLITTTVCVGVEMTYEGTPPAKDVRLERYLKQLQQAGVRPQDLADSAAAHLRDAGYLEARAVLAADTLVVAAESRYRLERFVVTADSTYEFSPEGPFTRDHLGEAVDRLLDRYRDMGYFYATARVSAVSRHSRQVTVDLQLEPGPVVTIADNTYTGLTRTRADLVSRYLPVGRGDTLRAALIEQCEQAAEEIGFVRFERPVGIRPLPGYTEADLDFTFQERKQVGFEGGGGYVPDDAAGLLWHLNLSLRNLFGDGREIAIRSDRRQRGRTILDVGYRQPLFLLGVGQATLNVATRDYRDQFYEFSLSTEYTTRILRSYTSGLGLGWKRVEPADAGPGYSRVAVDYSLGATNLDNRYNPSGGLALAWRITYAYRQYSATGTDAGGRRRAYNETRNDLALALYFPLASPLVVHCALNYSGLETAEPLVPESELTFVGGPGTIRGFRNEQFVAQRTAFGTLEPRLRFAQAFVFAFCDAAYINRPVPAGDGVETDEFYRFGYGLGFAVLDSRRSLKVSIGWNRELSFDQPRLSIELATDL